The genome window CCATCTCGTGATGTTCACTCTGGGCACCGGCGTCGGCGGCGGTGTTATCATCGACGGTCTGGTGCTGCGTGGCGCAACGGGTGGCGCCGCCGAAATCGGCCACATCATTATCGCCGACGGTGTTGGCGGCAGCGCCAACGGTGCGCACGGCCGGCTGGAGTCGCTGGCGGGTCGCGACGCGATCATCGAGCGGGCCGCGCTTGCCATGGAATCGGGGCGCGAAACGCTGCTGTGGGAGCATGTGGAGAGCACCGACGCGCTTCAGATCGTACTAACCCCAAAGGCAATCGACGATGCGGCCGAGAAGGGTGACGCGATGGCCGCAGAAGTGATGCGCGAGACCGGCCACTTCGTAGGGCTCGGCATAGCCAGCATGGTGAACGTGTTCAACCCAGACGTGGTGGTGCTTGGCGGGCAGATATCCAACTCCGAGGTTTTGTTTCAGGCGGCGAAGCGAACGGCGCGCGCCAGCGCCGTGGGATCACTGTTCGGCTCCGCGCGGGTAGTCCGCGCCGAACTTGGCGACAATGCCGGCATCATGGGCGCGGCGGAACTTGCGTGGCGTGAGGTCAACGCCTGATGCCGCACATTGATCACTCCGTGGAGATTGAGGCGCCTGTAGCCCATGTTTTCGCCACTGCCCGGGATGTTGAAGCATTTCCGGCCTACATGGCCGACCTGAAGTCCCTCACCGTGATCGAACGTTCGGAGGATGGCGCACGCACCGTCACCGAGTGGGTGGGCATGATCCGCGAATTCAACATGACGGTGAAGTGGGTGCAGGAAGATTTATGGGATGAATCGCGAGGCTGCGATACATTCCGCATGCTGAAGGGTGATATGGACAGCATGTCGGGCAAGTGGCAATTCACGTCGCTTTCACCAAGCCGCACGCGTTTCGATTCCAGCCTGGACTACGAGTACAACGTGCCG of Armatimonadota bacterium contains these proteins:
- a CDS encoding ROK family protein, whose amino-acid sequence is MQARKGAEYVVGVDLGGTNVRAAVLDRTENTLGRQEMASDAKAGVERTVGQIAACIQGAVRSSGLALEQIGAIGMAVPGHIDSPAGVIRWAPNFGDNLGGSYAPYKNVPLRRLVEEALGVAMVMDNDANVAALGEFRFGAGRGTHHLVMFTLGTGVGGGVIIDGLVLRGATGGAAEIGHIIIADGVGGSANGAHGRLESLAGRDAIIERAALAMESGRETLLWEHVESTDALQIVLTPKAIDDAAEKGDAMAAEVMRETGHFVGLGIASMVNVFNPDVVVLGGQISNSEVLFQAAKRTARASAVGSLFGSARVVRAELGDNAGIMGAAELAWREVNA
- a CDS encoding SRPBCC family protein; translation: MPHIDHSVEIEAPVAHVFATARDVEAFPAYMADLKSLTVIERSEDGARTVTEWVGMIREFNMTVKWVQEDLWDESRGCDTFRMLKGDMDSMSGKWQFTSLSPSRTRFDSSLDYEYNVPLIGAMVKSLIRKKMAENLSATMEAIQRKSEATRPVIE